In Nocardia sp. NBC_00403, the DNA window AATTCTCACTTCGGTCGATAGCGAGATGCGCCATCCGGCCTGAAATACGCTGGCGGACTGACTCGTTCGTGATGAGAGCCTGTCGTTCGGTTGGGCAGCTCGGTGCGGTTCACCGGGATCAACCCGCATCCGCACTCGACGCGTACGGTTTCCCCCAGCCGAGGCCAGCAGCGTCATCGCGCGCTCGTATCACGCCCACGCCGATTCGCCGCTACCGCCGGATTCCGCGCAACTGCTCCTCATGGCGATGGCGATATCACCGATTGTTCTGTTCGCCGGGGCTTTTGGGCTGGTTGTGATACGGGCGCGACGCCGACATCTCGGCGGTTCGGTTCTCGCTCCCTTCCGGGAGATGTGGGATCCGGCGTGCGTCGAACTTACGCCTCTGGGCGGGGGGTCAGGCCTCGCGCTGTGTGTAGCCGAAGCACGTCGTCGACGATGGTGTTCACGTAGTCGGCGTCGATAGCGAGCCCGGCGAAGAGCCGGCGGAAGATGAGCGGGCCTGCCAGCTGATCGATGACCAGTGGGAGCTCGGTGTCGGGTGACAGTTCGCCGTTCGCATCGGCGGTCTCCAGGATCGTCCGGAAACCCGCCGAACCGGCTTGGTAAAGCGCCTCTTTCAGGCTCTCGAACGCTGGGTCGAACGGGGCGCGGTCCAGAACGGCACGCATACCGTGTTCACCTACCGGATCATGCAGCAGCTGCCGCAAACCGTTCAGTTCGCCCACGAGGTCGGTGCGCAGATCGCCGGACGGTGCACGCCGGACCTGGCCGATTCGCTGCACGATCGCGTCGTGGATCAGCGCCGCCACATCGGGCCAGTGCCGATACAGCGTGGTCCGGCCGATGCCACTGCGGGCCGCCACGGCCACATGGGTAACGCCACTCCAGCCCTCCTCGGCCAGCAACTCCTGGGCGGCGGTCAGCGCGGCCTGCCTGCTGCGCAGCACCCGGGGGTCCGGATCGCGCTGCGGTGCGCCTGCGGTCGCTTGCCGGACATCGTTCACCTGTCACTCCGTTCGCCGAGCGGACCGTTCCGGAACATCTTGCACCAAACCAAACTGTAGTACATTATGTTCCATATCTTTGGAACATCATGTACCGAACTGTGTGAAAGGCGAACGATCATGTACGAATTCGAAAGGGGTGGCGATGAGCACTGAAATAGGGGTTCCCATCACCGCGGCGGTCGGGACGAACCGAAAGGGCCTGGCGCTG includes these proteins:
- a CDS encoding TetR/AcrR family transcriptional regulator, whose translation is MNDVRQATAGAPQRDPDPRVLRSRQAALTAAQELLAEEGWSGVTHVAVAARSGIGRTTLYRHWPDVAALIHDAIVQRIGQVRRAPSGDLRTDLVGELNGLRQLLHDPVGEHGMRAVLDRAPFDPAFESLKEALYQAGSAGFRTILETADANGELSPDTELPLVIDQLAGPLIFRRLFAGLAIDADYVNTIVDDVLRLHTARGLTPRPEA